A window of Deltaproteobacteria bacterium contains these coding sequences:
- the nikR gene encoding nickel-responsive transcriptional regulator NikR — MPRVTRFGVSLDERLLAKFDRLIGGKGYANRSEAIRDLIRDSLVREQWELGDVDAVGTLTLVYDHETRELEERLTELQHAHYQAIVSTLHIHLDPHHCLEVLVLRGKASLLKSISDRLIGTRGVQHGTFSATSEGKALG; from the coding sequence GTGCCCCGCGTCACGCGATTCGGCGTTTCCCTCGACGAACGGCTGCTGGCGAAGTTCGACCGGCTGATCGGCGGCAAAGGGTACGCCAACCGGTCCGAGGCGATCCGCGACCTGATCCGGGACAGCCTCGTGCGCGAACAGTGGGAGCTCGGAGACGTCGATGCGGTCGGTACGCTCACGCTGGTGTACGACCATGAAACCCGGGAGCTGGAGGAACGACTGACCGAACTTCAGCACGCCCACTACCAGGCGATCGTCTCCACCCTCCACATCCACCTGGACCCGCATCATTGCCTCGAGGTCCTCGTGCTTCGGGGAAAAGCCTCCCTCCTGAAGAGCATCTCCGACCGCCTGATCGGAACGCGGGGCGTCCAGCACGGCACGTTCTCCGCGACCTCCGAGGGGAAGGCCCTCGGGTAG